ACTACGGGGACTTCGACAAAGTCAAGGCGGCGTTCCGGCAGTTCGTCGAGAACGTCCCCTTCTACGGCTTCGCGGTGATGTGCCTCGACCATCCGGAGGTCCAGGCCATGGTTGGGCGGATCGAGGACCGGCGGATCGTCACCTACGGGTCGAACCCGCAGGCCGACGTGCGTTACGGGCAGGTGACCTCGGCGGGGCGCGCCTCGCGCTTCGTGGTCACGGTGCGTGACCGGGTGACCGGCGCCGAGAAGACGATCGACGACCTCGTCGTCAACATGCCGGGAATCCACAACGTGTCGAACGCCACGGCGGCGATCGCGGTCGCCGACCAGCTCGGCATCCCGGCGGAGGCGATCCGCAAGGGGCTCGCCGGCTTCACGGGCGTCAAGCGCCGCTTCACGCTGACCGGCGAGGCCAACGGCGTGCAGATCTTCGACGACTACGGGCATCATCCAGTGGAGATCATGGCCGTGCTGAAGGCGGCGCGCTCGGCGGTCGACGGGGAGGGCAGGGGCGGCCGGGTGGTGGCCGTCATGCAGCCGCACCGCTTCTCGCGGCTCGCCTCCCTGTTCGAGGAGTTCTGCCAGTCCTTCAACGATGCCGACGCGGTCATCGTCGCGGACGTCTACGCGGCCGGAGAGGCGCCGATCCCGGGCATGAGCCGCGATGCGCTCGTCGGCGGCCTCAGGGCGCGCGGGCACCGCAACGTGATGGCGTTGGAGAGCCCCGACCAGCTCGCCCAGATGGTGGGCGGCTTCGTCAAGCCGGGCGACTACGTCGTGTTCCTCGGGGCGGGCAACATCACCCAGTGGGCCTATGCACTGCCGAAGCAGCTCTCGGCATTCGAGGACCAGGGAGTGCGGGCGTGAGCGACCTCCTCGCGCGGATCGGCAAGGACGGCCTCCGCGGCGCGCTACAGCCCGGCTACGACCTCGCGGGACTGACCTGGTTCCGGGCCGGCGGGCCGGCGGAGCTCCTCTTCCAGCCTGCGGACGAGGCCGACCTGGCGCTCTTCATGGAGCGGCTGCCGGCCGACGTGCCGGTCACGGTCATCGGGCTCGGGTCGAACCTGCTGGTGCGCGAAGGGGGCATTCCGGGCGTGACCGTCCGCCTCTCCGCGCGGGGCTTCGGGCAGGTCGAGCCGGAGGGGCCGAACCGGCTCCGGGCCGGGGCGGCGGTGCCGGACAAACGGCTCGCGGAGGCGGCGCTGGCGGCCGGGCTCGGCGGCTTCGCCTTCTACTTCGGCATACCGGGCGGGATCGGCGGGGCCTTGCGCATGAACGCCGGGGCGAACGGCGGGGAGACGCGGCAACGCGTCGTCGAGGTCAGGGCGGTCGACCGCTCGGGCGCGGTCCGGGTGCTCTCGAACGCCGACATGGGCTACGCCTACCGGCATTCCTCGGCGCCCGCCGACCTCGTCTTCACCTCGGCCCTGTTCGAGGGCGAGCCGGCGCCGCCCGAGGAGATCCGTGCCGCCATGGAGGCCGTGACGGCGCACCGGGAGGCGGCGCAGCCGATCCGCTCGCGCACGGGCGGGTCGACCTTCAAGAACCCGCCGGGGCACAGCGCCTGGAAGCTCATCGACGCGGCCGGCTGCCGCGGCCTCACGATCGGGGGCGCGCAGGTCTCGGAGATGCACTGCAATTTCCTGATCAACCTCGGCGAGGCGACGGCCTACGACATCGAGCGGCTCGGCGAGACGGTCAGGGCGCGCGTGCTGGCCTCCTCGGGCGTCCGGCTCGAGTGGGAGATCAAGCGCTTCGGCCGCTTCCCGCCCGCGCGCGAGATCGCCGAGTTCCTGGGCGAGGGCTAGCGCCCGACCCGTCCGCCATCCGCCGGGACCACCCGGCCGTCCCTTCCCTCCGCTCCGTGGAGCGGCGCCTTCGGAGATTCGAATCATGGCCGATCGCAAACACGTCGCGGTGCTGATGGGCGGGTGGGATGCGGAGCGGCCGGTCTCGCTCAACTCCGGCGCGGGTTGCGTGAAGGCGCTCGAGGAGGCCGGATACAGGGTCACGCCGATCGACGTCGACCGTGGCATCGCGGACACACTCGCGGCCCTGAGGCCGGACGTCGCCTTCAACGCGCTGCACGGCCGCTACGGCGAGGGCGGGGCGATCCAGGGGGTCCTGGAGACCCTGCAGATCCCCTACACGCATTCGGGCGTGCTCGCCTCGGCGCTCGCCATGCAGAAGGACAAGGCCAAGATGGTCTTCGCGGCGGTCGGCCTCCCCGTAGCGGAAAGCCGGACCGTCACCCGGTTCGAGGCGGCGCGCGAGCACATCCTGCCGGCGCCCTACGTGGTCAAGCCGGTGGCCGAGGGCTCGTCCTTCGGGGTCATCATCGTCAAGGAGGACCGCAGCCATCCGCCCCAGGAACTGCTGCGCCCGGACTGGCCCTACGGCGAACGGGTGATCGTCGAGCGCTACATCCCGGGGCGGGAGCTGACCTGCGGCGTGATGGGGGACCGAGCCCTTGGAATCACAGAGGTAATCGCGAAGAGCGAGTCCTTCTACGGCTATGACGCGAAGTACGCGCCGGGGGGCTCCGAGCACATTCTTCCGGCGCCGCTTAAACCATTTATTTACCAAGGTATCCAAATGATGGCCGTGAAGGCGCACCAAGCGCTCGGCTGTCGAGGTGTTTCGCGGACGGATTTCCGCTTCGACGACCGGGGCGACGGTGAGGGCGAGATCGTCGTGCTCGAGACCAATACGCAGCCCGGCATGACAGCGACCTCCCTGGTGCCCGAGATGGCGGCTCACGAAGGCATGTCCTTCCCCGAGCTCGTCCGGTGGATGGTGGAGGACGCGAGTTGCGATCGTTAGCGAGACAGGGGCGGTGGACCCGGGCCGCGACCCCGGACGGAGGCGCCCTCTCGGCCGCTCTCCGCCGTGGTCGGATCGGCCGGACCTTCCGTCGTGTCTCGCGCGGGCTCAACGCCACCGCGGAATTCCTGCAGAAGCGCAACGGAACCACCTGGGCTGTCGTCTTCCTCGGCGGCTGGATCTCCTACGGCATGGCGCTCGGCGGCCAGTCGCGGCTGTTCCTGGACGAGGTCACGGCGGCGGCCGGCTTCGCGGTCAGCCAGATCGAGATCCGCGGCCTCGCCGAATCGGACTCGACCGAGATCGTCGACCGGATCGACGTCACCGAGACCTCCTCGCTGCTCATGCTCGACGCCGAAAAGGCGCGGTCGCGAATCGCCGAGATCCCGTGGCTCGCCGACGTGACCGTGAAGAAGGTCTATCCGGCCAAGATCGTCGTCTCGCTGCGCGAGCGGAAGCCCTACGCGCTCTGGCAGGACGACGGGCGAATCAAGGTCGTGGACCAGACCGGCGCGGTCATGTCGGAGGTGCTGCAGGCGAGCCACGCCGACCTGCCGCTCGTGGTCGGGCAAGGCGCCAACACGCGCGCCGCCGAGGCGATCGCCCTCATCAAGTCCGCCCCCTCGCTCCGCTCCAAGATTCGTGCCGCGGTGCTCGTCGCCGAGCGGCGCTGGAACCTCGTCACCGTCGACGGGGTGGAGATCCGCCTGCCGGAGGAGAACCCCGCGCCGGCGCTGGGCGAAATGGCGAAGCTGCAGGAGACCAAGAAGCTCCTGGAGCGGGACATCGACGCGGTCGACCTCAGGACCCCCGACCGGCTCTACATCAAGCTCTCCGACGCGGCCGCCAATGCCCGGAAGGAGCTGATCAAGCAGCGGCTCGCGAAGAAGAAGGCGACGGCGACATGAAGCGCTCGGCTCCCGGCCACGCCGTCCCCCGCATGCGGCCGCTGTCGGCGAAGAAGCCGACGGTGGTGTCGGTCCTCGACGTCGGCTCGTCGAAGGTCGCCTGCCTGATCGCGCGGCTGACGCCGCGCACGCCCGACAAGGTGCTGCCCGGCCGCACCCACGACCTGGCGGTGCTGGGCTACGGCATGCAACGCGCGCGGGGCATGAAGTCCGGGATGGTCGTCGACCTGGAGGAGGCCGAGCAGTCGATCCGCCTCGCGGTCGACGCGGCCGAGCGGATGGCGGGGCTGACCATCGAGAGCCTGATCGTCAACCTGAGCGCCGGGCGGCTGAAGAGCGAGATTTTCCGCGCCAGCGTCGAGGTCGCCGGCCTGGAGGTCGACGAGGCGGACATCCGCCGGGTGCTCGCCGCCGGCGGCGCGCATTCCTGCACGGAGGAGCGCTCGCTCCTGCATTCGCTGCCGATCGGCTACGCGCTCGACGGCGCCAAGGGCATCAAGGACCCGACCGGGATGCTCGGCCGGAAGCTCGCGGTCGACATGCACATCGTCACCGCCGAGACGGCGCCGGTGCGCAACCTGGAGCTCTGCATCAACCGCTGCCACCTCGAGGTCGAGACCATGGTGGCGACCCCCTATGCGGCGGGCCTCTCCACCCTCGTGGACGACGAGAGCGAGCTCGGCGTCGCCTGCGTCGACATGGGCGGCGGCACCACTTCGATCGCGGTCTTCGCCGACGGCCAGTTCTGCCACGTGGACGCCATCGCGATCGGCGGCCAGCACGTCACCATGGACATCGCGCGCGGGCTGTCGACGCGGCTCGCGGACGCCGAACGGATCAAGACGCTGCACGGCTCGGCGCTCGCCACCTCCTCGGACGACCACGAGATCGTGGGCGTGCCGGCGGTCGGCGAGGACAGCCACGACATCATCAACATCCCGCGGGGCTCGCTGACCCGCATCATCCGCCCGCGCATCGAGGAGATCCTCGAACTGACGCGCGACCGGCTGGCCGCCTCCGGCTTCGCAGGCCGGGTCGGGCGGCGGGTGGTGCTGACCGGCGGGGCGAGCCAACTCACCGGCCTCGTCGAGGTGGCCCGGCGCGTGCTCGGACGCAACGTCCGGCTCGGCCGTCCGCTCGGCATCGCCGGGCTGCCGCAGGCCGCCAAGGGGCCGGCCTTCTCGGCCGCCGTCGGGCTCCTGATCTACCCGCAGGTGGCGCAGATCGAGCAGTTCGAGACGCGCTCCCGCGGCATGCAGATGACGGGCACGGGCTATCTGGCCCGGGTCGGCCAGTGGTTTCGCGACAGTTGGTGATGCGTACCGGGTGACGCCCGGTCCGGCGGCCGGCGAGGCCCGCGGGATCCGGGGAGAGAGGACAGGTCCGTCCCGCGCTGTCGGGGCGGGGGACACGGAACAGATGGGATGCTCCCGCCGCGGCGGGTGGTCCGAAGAGGCGAGGGTGCCATGACGTTGAATCTCAAACTGCCCGACATTCGGGAACTCAGGCCGCGGATCACCGTGTTCGGCGTCGGCGGCGCCGGCGGTAACGCCGTCAACAACATGATCACCACGGGGCTCCACGGGGTCGACTTCGTCGTCGCCAACACGGACGCCCAGGCGCTCACCCTCACCAAGTCCGACCGCGTCATCCAGATGGGCGTGGCGGTGACCGAAGGCCTCGGCGCGGGCTCGCAGCCGGAGGTCGGCCGGGCGGCCGCCGAGGAGGTGATCGACGAGATCGCCGACCATCTCTCGGGTGCCCACATGGTGTTCATCACCGCCGGCATGGGCGGCGGCACCGGCACCGGCGCGGCGCCGGTGGTGGCGCGGGCGGCGCGCGAGCAGGGCATCCTGACCGTCGGCGTCGTGACGAAGCCGTTCCACTTCGAGGGCGCGCGGCGCATGCGCGTCGCCGAGCAGGGCATCGCCGAACTTCAGAAGAGCGTCGACACCCTCATCGTCATCCCGAACCAGAACCTGTTCCGAATCGCCAACGAGCGCACCACCTTCGCGGACGCCTTCGCGATGGCGGACCAGGTCCTCTACTCGGGCGTCGCCTGCATCACCGACCTGATGGTCAAGGAAGGCCTGATCAACCTCGACTTCGCCGATGTCCGCTCGATCATGCGCGGCATGGGCAAGGCGATGATGGGCACGGGCGAGGCCTCGGGCGACAAGCGCGCCCTGCAGGCGGCCGAGGCGGCGATCGCCAACCCGCTCCTCGACGAGACCTCGATGAAGGGCGCGCGCGGCGTGCTCATCTCGATCTCGGGCGGCAAGGACCTCACCCTCTACGAGGTGGACGAGGCCGCGACCCGCATCCGCGAGGAGGTCGACCCGGACGCCAACATCATCCTCGGCGCCACCTTCGACGACAGCCTCGAGGGCGTGGTGCGGGTGTCGGTGGTCGCCACCGGCATCGACCAGGAGCCCGGCGAGGGCCTCGCCACCATCGAGTATCGCCAGCCCGAGCAGCCGGTGCGCCCGCGCACGCCGGTCGCCCGCCAGGCGGCCCCGGCGTCCATCCCGGCGCCGCAGCCGCAGCCTCAGCCGGCCTTCGCGGCGCCCGCCCCGCGCTACGACGAGCCCGCGCCGCTGCAGCGCCGCGACCTCGCCCATGCGGCGGCCCTCCAGGCGGAGGCGGAAGCCCGCATCGAGCGTGAGATCGCCATTCCCGAGCCGCCGACCCAGCCGATCGCGGTGGCGGAGGATCCGGCCGTGACGATCCAGCGCCACTCGCCGGCCCCGGCCGCCTACGAGACGCCCGATCCGATCCACGACCTCGACGAGCCGCACCCGATGCGGCACGAGCCGGAGGTGTCGCGCGATCCCTACATCCCGCCGGCGGCCGCGCAGCCGAGCCAGCCGCGCATGCCGCGCTACGAGGACCTGCCGCGCCCCGGCAAGGCGCTCGCGGCGGCGGCCGGGCACGCGGGCGTCGACCCGCACGGCGACGACGGACGGCGTCCGATGAGCCTGCTGAAGCGCCTCGCCAACGGCTTCTCGCGCCAGC
This window of the Prosthecomicrobium sp. N25 genome carries:
- the murC gene encoding UDP-N-acetylmuramate--L-alanine ligase, encoding MKMPTTIGPVHFVGIGGIGMSGIAEVLHTLGFTVQGSDVADNYNVQRLREKGIAVAIGHDAANLGDARVIVVSSAIKRDNPELVAARARLLPVVRRAEMLAELMRFKSAIAIGGTHGKTTTTSMVAALLDAGGMDPTVINGGIINAYGTNARLGAGQWMVVESDESDGSFVKLPADIAVVTNIDPEHLDHYGDFDKVKAAFRQFVENVPFYGFAVMCLDHPEVQAMVGRIEDRRIVTYGSNPQADVRYGQVTSAGRASRFVVTVRDRVTGAEKTIDDLVVNMPGIHNVSNATAAIAVADQLGIPAEAIRKGLAGFTGVKRRFTLTGEANGVQIFDDYGHHPVEIMAVLKAARSAVDGEGRGGRVVAVMQPHRFSRLASLFEEFCQSFNDADAVIVADVYAAGEAPIPGMSRDALVGGLRARGHRNVMALESPDQLAQMVGGFVKPGDYVVFLGAGNITQWAYALPKQLSAFEDQGVRA
- the ftsZ gene encoding cell division protein FtsZ, with the translated sequence MTLNLKLPDIRELRPRITVFGVGGAGGNAVNNMITTGLHGVDFVVANTDAQALTLTKSDRVIQMGVAVTEGLGAGSQPEVGRAAAEEVIDEIADHLSGAHMVFITAGMGGGTGTGAAPVVARAAREQGILTVGVVTKPFHFEGARRMRVAEQGIAELQKSVDTLIVIPNQNLFRIANERTTFADAFAMADQVLYSGVACITDLMVKEGLINLDFADVRSIMRGMGKAMMGTGEASGDKRALQAAEAAIANPLLDETSMKGARGVLISISGGKDLTLYEVDEAATRIREEVDPDANIILGATFDDSLEGVVRVSVVATGIDQEPGEGLATIEYRQPEQPVRPRTPVARQAAPASIPAPQPQPQPAFAAPAPRYDEPAPLQRRDLAHAAALQAEAEARIEREIAIPEPPTQPIAVAEDPAVTIQRHSPAPAAYETPDPIHDLDEPHPMRHEPEVSRDPYIPPAAAQPSQPRMPRYEDLPRPGKALAAAAGHAGVDPHGDDGRRPMSLLKRLANGFSRQQEDEVPTQASAPQPREPGFAPAPAQDFARRPPVRPQAPEAPPRAPQGHLDPHGRMPQASVEPQPRAARVGDEDHLEIPAFLRRQAN
- the ftsA gene encoding cell division protein FtsA translates to MKRSAPGHAVPRMRPLSAKKPTVVSVLDVGSSKVACLIARLTPRTPDKVLPGRTHDLAVLGYGMQRARGMKSGMVVDLEEAEQSIRLAVDAAERMAGLTIESLIVNLSAGRLKSEIFRASVEVAGLEVDEADIRRVLAAGGAHSCTEERSLLHSLPIGYALDGAKGIKDPTGMLGRKLAVDMHIVTAETAPVRNLELCINRCHLEVETMVATPYAAGLSTLVDDESELGVACVDMGGGTTSIAVFADGQFCHVDAIAIGGQHVTMDIARGLSTRLADAERIKTLHGSALATSSDDHEIVGVPAVGEDSHDIINIPRGSLTRIIRPRIEEILELTRDRLAASGFAGRVGRRVVLTGGASQLTGLVEVARRVLGRNVRLGRPLGIAGLPQAAKGPAFSAAVGLLIYPQVAQIEQFETRSRGMQMTGTGYLARVGQWFRDSW
- a CDS encoding cell division protein FtsQ/DivIB, with translation MRSLARQGRWTRAATPDGGALSAALRRGRIGRTFRRVSRGLNATAEFLQKRNGTTWAVVFLGGWISYGMALGGQSRLFLDEVTAAAGFAVSQIEIRGLAESDSTEIVDRIDVTETSSLLMLDAEKARSRIAEIPWLADVTVKKVYPAKIVVSLRERKPYALWQDDGRIKVVDQTGAVMSEVLQASHADLPLVVGQGANTRAAEAIALIKSAPSLRSKIRAAVLVAERRWNLVTVDGVEIRLPEENPAPALGEMAKLQETKKLLERDIDAVDLRTPDRLYIKLSDAAANARKELIKQRLAKKKATAT
- a CDS encoding D-alanine--D-alanine ligase, coding for MADRKHVAVLMGGWDAERPVSLNSGAGCVKALEEAGYRVTPIDVDRGIADTLAALRPDVAFNALHGRYGEGGAIQGVLETLQIPYTHSGVLASALAMQKDKAKMVFAAVGLPVAESRTVTRFEAAREHILPAPYVVKPVAEGSSFGVIIVKEDRSHPPQELLRPDWPYGERVIVERYIPGRELTCGVMGDRALGITEVIAKSESFYGYDAKYAPGGSEHILPAPLKPFIYQGIQMMAVKAHQALGCRGVSRTDFRFDDRGDGEGEIVVLETNTQPGMTATSLVPEMAAHEGMSFPELVRWMVEDASCDR
- the murB gene encoding UDP-N-acetylmuramate dehydrogenase, producing the protein MSDLLARIGKDGLRGALQPGYDLAGLTWFRAGGPAELLFQPADEADLALFMERLPADVPVTVIGLGSNLLVREGGIPGVTVRLSARGFGQVEPEGPNRLRAGAAVPDKRLAEAALAAGLGGFAFYFGIPGGIGGALRMNAGANGGETRQRVVEVRAVDRSGAVRVLSNADMGYAYRHSSAPADLVFTSALFEGEPAPPEEIRAAMEAVTAHREAAQPIRSRTGGSTFKNPPGHSAWKLIDAAGCRGLTIGGAQVSEMHCNFLINLGEATAYDIERLGETVRARVLASSGVRLEWEIKRFGRFPPAREIAEFLGEG